The sequence TTGCCGTACCATTTCTGCACTTGTAACCCGACGCTGTCTCCCTCGGGACAGAGTTCTTTTTGTTCGGTGTCGGAATTTACTTCTACGGTAAAACCGTATGTAGTGGCGTATGGAGCGGGTAAAGCGGCCGGTTCTAAATTTAATAATAATGATAAAGCCGTAGGCGGATACCACATTTATGTGGATCACAATATGCGTGCTTTGGATAACTTAGATTAGGGGTGTTTATGAAAAAACTTTTGAAGCGTATTTTTCGCAAAAGAAAAGGCGTAACCATTTTGGAAGGCTTGATTTCTTTGGGTCTTTTGGCGTTGGTGGCCTCGGGGACGTTCGGGGTACTCCTTTCCATATCCCGTCAAGCCTCCAGCCCGGATATCCGTGAGGAAATGGTGTGGGCGGTGGAACGCGCACACGAGCAACTGCAAATGTATGCGTCTGAAATACAATCAGCCAGGGGGGTTGAATTTTCTTTAGCTAACGGCCTTTGCGGAAATGCGAGTGTGAATCGGGTGGTCGATAGTAATCCTCTTTCCAACACCACTCATGACATTAAATGTATGCTTCCGGCTATTTGCGATGTTTCTAATTCTTCGTTTACCTATAGTGTTACCAGCAATACGGTTTCCGTGGCGGAGCGTAGTTATGCTAATTCTTATACGACTACATCTGCTTATGGATATGAAATGGTAGGCATGGTGGCCGGTGGTTCTGCGGGGGTTTCTACTGCTCCGGTAAGAAAAATTGAATTTTCCATTACTTGCAACGGGTTTACTTTATGATGAATAAAAAAGGTTTTACGCTTACGGAAATTTTGCTTGCGGTGATGATTGTTGGCATCATCGGGGTGGCGCTTGCTTCTTTGACGACGGCAGCCTCCCGTGAATCCGGGATTGGGCGCAGCAAAGTGATGATGCGCAACAACTTATCCCTTTTTATGCGTATGATGCGTCTAGATGTGCAGAATACCACCCGCGTGCTTTACAAGAGCGGAGAAGTTTCCGGCGGAACCTCTCAGGTGCCGCTTCTTGCATTAGGGCAAAATGTAGATTTGCGCGGGCAACAAGTAGGTGACAACGCTCCTACAGTTGTGTTGTACTGTTTCCAACCCGGGAGCATTACAAAAACCACTTCCGGCGCTACGGTAGTGCCGAGCGGATCGAAAGACGGCGGCTCCATTTATCGTTATGAAGTACCCTATGCCAGTTATTCTGTTTCTGTGGGCGAGCCGAATTGCCCCAGTAGCGGCGGAGAAGAAATTTTAAGTAATGTAAAATATATTCCGTCTTCCAGTGAATATCCTGTTCCGTATATCGGGCCGAGATATATTCCTACAGTTTCTAATTCCGTCAGAAGAGATTTAGGTTCTGTTATT comes from Elusimicrobium sp. and encodes:
- a CDS encoding type II secretion system protein: MMNKKGFTLTEILLAVMIVGIIGVALASLTTAASRESGIGRSKVMMRNNLSLFMRMMRLDVQNTTRVLYKSGEVSGGTSQVPLLALGQNVDLRGQQVGDNAPTVVLYCFQPGSITKTTSGATVVPSGSKDGGSIYRYEVPYASYSVSVGEPNCPSSGGEEILSNVKYIPSSSEYPVPYIGPRYIPTVSNSVRRDLGSVIYVNIITELPSNPVVNDVIQEDLVVRNGFSMN